A part of Methanomassiliicoccaceae archaeon genomic DNA contains:
- a CDS encoding 50S ribosomal protein L6, with translation MTIAGIIESTIAIPTGVTVTKDGTTVKVKGPKGELSRNFAHPSVNVAVDAQHVVVSCEYPKKQEKAMVGTFAAHVRNMVRGVTEGYTYGLKVVYSHFPMKVVVKGDHVEVSNYLGGHAMRFADIVRGCKVKVNGADVTVEGIDVEACGQTAANIERATRRLGFDKRTFQDGIYIVHKSHKVKE, from the coding sequence ATGACAATAGCAGGGATAATCGAAAGCACCATCGCCATCCCGACAGGGGTCACCGTCACGAAGGACGGGACCACCGTCAAGGTCAAAGGACCTAAGGGAGAACTGAGCAGAAACTTCGCACACCCCAGCGTTAACGTTGCTGTCGACGCACAGCACGTGGTAGTCAGTTGCGAGTACCCTAAGAAACAGGAGAAAGCAATGGTCGGAACATTCGCCGCTCATGTGAGGAACATGGTACGCGGCGTGACCGAGGGCTACACCTACGGACTCAAGGTAGTGTACTCGCACTTCCCGATGAAGGTCGTTGTGAAAGGCGACCATGTCGAAGTGAGCAACTACCTCGGAGGCCACGCCATGCGCTTCGCGGACATCGTCCGCGGATGCAAGGTCAAGGTCAACGGCGCAGATGTAACGGTCGAGGGTATCGACGTGGAGGCCTGTGGACAGACCGCGGCCAACATAGAGAGGGCGACCAGAAGGCTCGGATTTGACAAGAGAACATTCCAGGACGGAATATACATCGTCCACAAATCCCACAAGGTGAAAGAATGA
- a CDS encoding 50S ribosomal protein L32e gives MTVKNFNDLPGFKNENLAELKAMGITTVSELAEALNDEGKIKEIIKNLSGVGPKTAEKWKDAIGTPEESAAEEKAEESKVVESGEQSGYIVKAKPVLSDETVDALAVRAIISGRRPAFKRQEWFRYAKLGDSWRRPKGIHSKMKRNLKRRPPVVDIGFRGPVSVRDLHPSGFQEVLVYNVKGLEDIDSKVQAARIGGTVGTKKRIAIEDRATELGIRVLNRMV, from the coding sequence ATGACCGTAAAGAACTTCAATGACCTTCCTGGCTTCAAAAACGAGAACCTGGCAGAGCTCAAGGCCATGGGCATCACCACGGTCTCCGAGCTCGCAGAGGCCCTCAATGACGAAGGCAAGATCAAAGAGATAATCAAGAACCTCTCGGGAGTCGGTCCCAAGACCGCCGAGAAATGGAAGGACGCTATCGGAACGCCCGAGGAGTCCGCCGCCGAGGAAAAGGCGGAGGAATCAAAGGTCGTCGAGTCCGGAGAGCAGAGCGGATACATAGTCAAGGCCAAGCCGGTGCTCAGCGACGAGACCGTCGATGCGCTTGCAGTCAGAGCGATCATAAGTGGCCGCAGGCCTGCCTTCAAGAGGCAGGAGTGGTTCAGGTACGCAAAGCTCGGAGACAGCTGGAGAAGGCCGAAAGGTATCCACTCAAAGATGAAGAGGAACCTTAAGAGGCGCCCCCCGGTGGTCGACATAGGGTTCCGCGGACCCGTATCGGTCAGGGACCTGCACCCCTCTGGATTCCAGGAAGTGCTTGTCTATAACGTAAAAGGACTGGAAGACATCGATTCCAAGGTCCAGGCGGCCCGCATAGGCGGAACCGTGGGGACCAAGAAGAGGATCGCCATAGAGGACAGGGCAACCGAGCTCGGCATAAGGGTCCTAAACAGGATGGTGTGA
- a CDS encoding 50S ribosomal protein L19e, whose product MSNLNNQKRMAAEVLKCGENRVWIDPNSTDEVAECITRADIRTAINSGTIKAKAKNGTSRGRIRHAAAQKASGKRKGPGSREGSANARVSDKSRWIAIIRPIRDELKTLRENGDITPSAYRLFYRRAKGGQYKSRRNLRQHMTSEGYLKEEEN is encoded by the coding sequence ATGTCCAACCTCAACAACCAGAAGAGGATGGCGGCAGAGGTCCTCAAGTGCGGAGAGAACAGGGTCTGGATAGACCCTAACAGCACAGATGAGGTCGCAGAGTGCATCACCCGTGCCGATATACGCACGGCGATCAACTCGGGAACCATCAAGGCGAAGGCCAAGAACGGCACATCAAGAGGAAGGATCAGGCACGCCGCGGCGCAGAAAGCATCCGGAAAGAGGAAAGGACCGGGCAGCAGGGAAGGCTCTGCGAACGCACGTGTCAGCGACAAGTCCCGCTGGATAGCGATCATCAGGCCGATACGCGACGAGCTCAAGACACTAAGAGAGAACGGCGACATCACGCCGTCCGCTTACAGGCTGTTCTACAGAAGGGCCAAGGGCGGACAGTACAAGTCGCGCAGGAATCTCAGACAGCACATGACCAGTGAAGGATACCTCAAGGAGGAGGAGAACTGA
- a CDS encoding 50S ribosomal protein L18, with amino-acid sequence MATGPRYKVAFRRRREGRTDYYVRRKLLNGRAVRAVLRRSNKNVSVQFAAFSMEGDKILATASSKEIREMGWEYSCSSIPAAYLTGYLAGKKALAAGIEYAVLDIGMQNPKAGGVLFAAVAGMCDAGLEIPHGETILPSEDRLNGSHIDEGIEAAIGSLKEKMEAE; translated from the coding sequence ATGGCAACAGGACCCAGATACAAAGTCGCTTTCCGCAGGAGAAGGGAAGGCCGCACGGACTACTACGTCCGCCGTAAGCTTCTCAACGGCCGCGCGGTCAGAGCTGTGCTCAGGCGTTCCAACAAGAACGTCAGCGTCCAGTTCGCCGCGTTCAGCATGGAAGGAGACAAGATACTGGCTACGGCCAGTTCCAAAGAGATCCGCGAAATGGGATGGGAGTACTCGTGCTCGTCCATTCCCGCAGCCTACCTGACCGGCTACCTTGCTGGAAAGAAGGCTCTGGCGGCGGGCATCGAATACGCGGTGCTCGACATCGGAATGCAGAACCCGAAAGCGGGCGGAGTGCTGTTCGCGGCAGTCGCAGGAATGTGCGATGCCGGGCTGGAAATCCCCCACGGAGAGACCATACTCCCGTCCGAGGACAGGCTGAACGGCAGTCATATCGACGAGGGAATAGAGGCGGCCATCGGCAGCCTCAAAGAGAAAATGGAGGCTGAATGA
- a CDS encoding 30S ribosomal protein S5: MADWIPKTRLGQMVLNGEITTMSDALATKLPMREAEIVDILLPDLKDEVIDLNMVQRMTDSGRRVRFAATCIVGNGDGFVGIGRAKGKEVGPSIKKAIDNAKLNIIEIKRGCGSWECGCGKPHSLPFEIVGETGSVVVYIKPAPRGIGLAVGDVAKSLLTMAGVNDAWGFARGNTKTKVNYAMATYEALRMTSSMRVTDEQAKKLNIVSGPVGMTEPESGFTGDE, translated from the coding sequence ATGGCTGATTGGATCCCGAAAACAAGGTTGGGACAGATGGTCCTCAACGGCGAGATCACTACCATGAGCGACGCGCTTGCAACGAAACTTCCAATGCGCGAGGCCGAGATCGTGGACATACTGCTCCCTGACCTCAAAGACGAGGTAATAGACCTTAACATGGTCCAGAGGATGACCGACTCCGGAAGGAGGGTCAGGTTCGCTGCCACCTGTATCGTCGGTAACGGCGACGGGTTCGTAGGAATCGGAAGGGCGAAAGGAAAGGAAGTAGGTCCTTCGATCAAAAAGGCGATCGACAACGCGAAGTTGAACATCATCGAGATCAAGAGAGGATGCGGCTCCTGGGAATGCGGATGCGGAAAGCCCCACTCCCTGCCGTTCGAGATCGTCGGTGAGACAGGCTCTGTAGTGGTGTACATCAAACCCGCTCCCCGCGGTATCGGACTTGCGGTGGGCGACGTTGCCAAAAGCCTTCTGACGATGGCCGGCGTCAATGACGCATGGGGCTTCGCAAGAGGCAACACCAAGACGAAGGTCAACTACGCCATGGCCACATACGAGGCGCTCAGAATGACGTCTTCGATGAGGGTCACCGACGAGCAGGCGAAGAAGCTTAACATCGTTTCCGGGCCGGTCGGAATGACCGAGCCCGAGAGCGGCTTCACAGGAGATGAGTGA
- a CDS encoding 50S ribosomal protein L30: protein MAFAIIRVRGQPDVNCDIRHTMHLLGLNRVNHCVVMPETESIKGMMQVIKDYCTWGEVDAETLAEMIRQRGKITGGDDLSDDFLKENTEFSDADDMAKAIIENDYRMRDVEGAKPLFRLHPPIKGYEGIKRPYKVGGALGYRGSDINILIKRML, encoded by the coding sequence ATGGCATTTGCAATAATACGCGTACGCGGACAGCCCGATGTCAACTGTGACATCAGGCACACCATGCACCTCCTGGGCCTCAACAGGGTCAACCACTGCGTTGTTATGCCCGAGACCGAATCCATCAAGGGAATGATGCAGGTCATCAAGGACTACTGCACCTGGGGAGAGGTCGACGCGGAGACACTGGCAGAGATGATCCGTCAGCGCGGGAAGATCACCGGGGGCGATGACCTGTCCGATGACTTCCTCAAGGAGAACACCGAGTTCTCCGATGCGGACGACATGGCCAAGGCGATAATAGAGAACGACTACAGAATGAGAGATGTCGAAGGCGCGAAGCCCTTATTCCGCCTGCACCCGCCCATAAAGGGATATGAGGGTATCAAACGGCCTTACAAGGTCGGCGGAGCCCTCGGGTACAGAGGATCGGACATTAACATTCTTATCAAAAGGATGCTGTGA
- a CDS encoding uL15 family ribosomal protein → MPSRTKKMRGSRTHGRGKKSGRGAGIIGGHGMAGLSKTGKMRMLKYFPDHFGRHGFKRPQSQVHANITINVSELRENLDDYISRGFAKKEGDVYNVNLTEAGIDKLLGNGNIDVAVKVTVSQSSEKARMKLEALGGSVIE, encoded by the coding sequence ATGCCAAGCAGAACCAAGAAAATGAGAGGATCCAGGACGCACGGCCGCGGTAAGAAATCCGGCCGTGGAGCAGGTATCATCGGTGGCCACGGAATGGCTGGACTGAGCAAAACGGGAAAAATGCGCATGCTGAAATACTTCCCGGACCACTTCGGCAGACACGGCTTCAAGAGGCCGCAGAGCCAGGTTCACGCCAACATAACCATCAACGTGTCCGAGCTTCGTGAGAACCTAGACGACTACATCAGCAGAGGGTTCGCCAAGAAAGAGGGAGACGTGTACAACGTCAACCTCACCGAGGCGGGCATCGACAAGCTTCTCGGAAACGGGAACATTGATGTAGCGGTTAAGGTTACTGTATCGCAGAGCTCGGAGAAAGCCCGCATGAAGCTCGAAGCTTTAGGCGGCAGCGTTATCGAGTGA
- the secY gene encoding preprotein translocase subunit SecY — translation MEERPSLLFKLRPISDRLPSVQRPEGHVHFRTKMMWVIIVLVLYFVMTNVYVYGLDQGETLDLFAQYRTIMAGASGTILQLGIGPIVTASIIMQLFVGAKIIKLDLTKREDKACYQSVLKLLVIFMIVFEAVPQVFGYLVPSSGLVSNVGGGGAKIVIIAQLCAGSYIVFLMDELISKWGIGSGISLFIAAGVSEAIFTGTLNWNPISADAGIGLDNPPAGTIPKAIYILANTNSGEMSSWGYETIFLGEPNSLVALLCTILIFFVVAYLESTRIELPLSHGSARGARGRYPIKLLYASNIPVILMSALLANVSMFALLFYTNDFLGGIPGLGQNSSLGYFESGSTSAAGGLAWYLSAPTGLSSWLMPILDSSVYGNGHGAIANLSHVAIYATVMIIGSIFFAKFWVQTTNLGSEAVANQIQKSGMQIPGFRKDPRVLKRVLDRYIPTITILSGALVGALAAFADMLGTTGNASGTGVLLTVGILIKFYESMGREQMMEMNPVMRGFFGSE, via the coding sequence ATGGAAGAGAGACCCAGCCTGCTGTTCAAGCTAAGACCTATATCAGACAGGTTGCCCTCGGTCCAGCGCCCGGAAGGGCATGTACACTTCAGGACGAAGATGATGTGGGTCATCATCGTCCTGGTGCTGTACTTCGTGATGACGAACGTATATGTGTACGGGCTCGACCAGGGCGAAACCCTGGACCTGTTCGCGCAGTACAGGACCATCATGGCAGGGGCTTCAGGCACAATACTTCAGCTAGGTATCGGGCCAATAGTCACTGCTTCCATCATAATGCAGCTCTTTGTCGGAGCGAAGATAATCAAGCTCGACCTTACCAAACGTGAGGACAAGGCATGCTATCAGTCCGTTCTGAAGCTGCTGGTCATATTCATGATAGTCTTCGAGGCCGTTCCCCAGGTGTTCGGCTACCTGGTCCCTTCTTCGGGACTGGTAAGTAATGTCGGGGGCGGAGGGGCCAAAATAGTGATCATAGCGCAGCTTTGCGCGGGTTCCTATATTGTGTTCCTTATGGACGAGCTGATATCCAAGTGGGGCATAGGCAGCGGTATATCTCTGTTCATCGCGGCGGGGGTGTCCGAGGCCATATTTACAGGTACCCTCAACTGGAACCCCATATCGGCCGATGCCGGAATAGGTCTGGATAATCCGCCCGCGGGCACCATACCCAAGGCGATCTACATACTTGCCAACACCAACTCGGGCGAGATGTCAAGTTGGGGCTACGAGACGATCTTCCTGGGGGAACCCAACTCCCTGGTGGCGCTTCTTTGCACGATATTGATATTCTTCGTTGTGGCATATTTGGAGTCCACAAGGATAGAGCTCCCGCTCTCACACGGAAGTGCCAGAGGGGCGAGGGGACGCTATCCTATCAAACTGCTTTACGCGAGCAACATCCCGGTAATACTCATGTCCGCGCTGCTCGCGAACGTCAGCATGTTCGCTCTGCTGTTCTATACAAACGACTTCCTGGGTGGAATTCCGGGTCTGGGACAAAACTCCTCGCTCGGTTATTTCGAATCAGGTTCGACGTCGGCAGCCGGAGGTCTCGCCTGGTACCTGTCGGCGCCGACTGGTCTGTCTTCATGGCTGATGCCGATACTCGATTCGAGCGTTTACGGTAACGGGCACGGCGCCATAGCCAATCTGTCGCACGTTGCCATATATGCCACGGTGATGATCATAGGGTCGATATTCTTCGCCAAATTCTGGGTGCAGACCACGAACCTCGGCTCCGAGGCCGTCGCCAACCAGATCCAGAAGAGCGGGATGCAGATACCCGGGTTCCGCAAGGACCCGAGAGTGCTCAAACGTGTGCTTGACAGATATATTCCGACGATAACGATATTATCGGGCGCCCTGGTGGGCGCACTGGCCGCATTCGCGGACATGCTCGGTACCACGGGTAACGCGAGCGGTACAGGTGTGCTGCTCACTGTGGGAATATTGATCAAGTTCTACGAGTCCATGGGACGTGAGCAGATGATGGAAATGAACCCTGTCATGAGAGGGTTCTTCGGGAGTGAGTGA
- a CDS encoding EMC3/TMCO1 family protein, translating into MPNPGSPGNMSNTMEGMPQMPKNAMLGMLLSMGVMIIVLMYREQVGYYLNYVFQYIDFGGKYPVMTLMIAGLLMTTLSSVIRSLMTDPLKMAKTQHVQKEFNLEMRKARVENNLFKLKKLTEQQPKMMAASMSSSQDQMKIMPVTMIIVIPIYAWVWFFIGAGAIDTVINVPWADVNLLQSYVLPAWILIYTLISLPIGQLVSKIIRFFLLKRRIDELEGEGLKAAV; encoded by the coding sequence ATGCCTAATCCAGGAAGCCCAGGGAATATGTCCAATACGATGGAGGGAATGCCCCAGATGCCTAAGAACGCCATGCTGGGTATGTTGCTCTCCATGGGTGTTATGATCATAGTCCTGATGTACAGGGAGCAAGTAGGTTATTACCTGAACTATGTTTTCCAGTACATAGACTTCGGGGGTAAGTACCCGGTAATGACGCTGATGATCGCCGGTCTGTTGATGACAACGCTCAGCAGCGTGATCAGATCGTTGATGACCGACCCTTTGAAAATGGCCAAGACCCAGCACGTTCAAAAAGAGTTCAATCTCGAAATGAGGAAGGCCAGGGTGGAGAACAATCTTTTCAAGCTTAAAAAACTGACCGAACAGCAGCCCAAAATGATGGCGGCATCCATGAGCTCGAGCCAGGACCAGATGAAGATCATGCCCGTGACCATGATAATCGTTATACCGATATACGCATGGGTATGGTTCTTCATAGGGGCAGGTGCAATCGACACAGTGATAAACGTACCGTGGGCGGACGTCAACCTGCTGCAGTCCTATGTGCTCCCGGCATGGATCCTCATTTACACGCTGATAAGCCTGCCCATCGGGCAGCTCGTCAGCAAGATCATCAGGTTCTTCCTCCTGAAGAGGCGCATCGACGAGCTGGAAGGCGAGGGACTGAAGGCAGCGGTATAA
- a CDS encoding AAA family ATPase, whose product MRITISGPPGSGKTTACARLSEALGYRAEVFGQVFRDMAASKGISVAELGAMAEKDPSIDREIDSIILQVAKENDDIILESRLSAYLTKKNGIEAFRIYLHASPDVRMRRICVREDEEFDRTCNETIEREESEAKRYMMYYGIDTTDLSVYDLIINTDKISPNEVVDNILGALNDRNACKRP is encoded by the coding sequence ATGAGGATAACAATCAGCGGCCCTCCCGGATCGGGGAAGACCACGGCCTGTGCCAGACTCTCGGAGGCCCTGGGATACAGGGCCGAGGTCTTCGGTCAGGTATTCAGGGACATGGCCGCGAGCAAAGGTATCTCCGTGGCGGAGCTCGGTGCGATGGCCGAGAAGGACCCGTCGATAGACAGGGAGATCGACTCGATCATACTACAGGTCGCGAAGGAGAACGACGACATTATTTTGGAGTCGAGGCTTTCCGCATATCTGACCAAAAAGAACGGCATCGAGGCTTTCAGAATCTATTTGCACGCGAGCCCCGATGTCAGGATGAGGCGCATATGCGTCCGAGAGGACGAAGAATTCGATCGTACCTGCAACGAGACCATCGAGCGAGAGGAATCCGAGGCTAAGCGATATATGATGTATTACGGTATCGACACCACGGACCTGAGCGTTTATGATCTGATAATCAATACTGATAAGATCAGTCCCAACGAAGTAGTAGATAATATTCTCGGAGCTTTAAATGACAGAAATGCTTGTAAAAGACCCTAA
- a CDS encoding RNA-guided pseudouridylation complex pseudouridine synthase subunit Cbf5, whose protein sequence is MLVKDPNTLQDRWGKRPSDRSVGELLQAGVIAIDKPSGPTSHQATAWARDAIHAERIGHGGTLDPYVSGVLPISTGKAVRLTDIVLSSDKEYLCYMKLHKDRPENKIRGVMARFTGKIYQLPPVRSSVKRQVRIRTIKELEILEIDGRDILFRLSCDAGTYVRTLCVDIGEALGCGANMVELRRTRSGEMRESDAVTLHDLRDAYVFWQEKGREDWLRSMIKPMEVLVEPLPKFIVKPTAVDAICHGADLMISGVYKLDDEIRKNALVAMMTSRGELIAIGKAAMSSSKIMATEKGTAVNVERVLMDPGHYPRMWKFSTDLDDDPDV, encoded by the coding sequence ATGCTTGTAAAAGACCCTAATACTCTACAGGACAGATGGGGGAAAAGACCCTCGGACAGGTCCGTAGGCGAACTTTTACAGGCAGGTGTGATAGCTATCGATAAACCGTCCGGCCCCACGTCGCACCAAGCGACCGCATGGGCCAGAGACGCGATACATGCAGAAAGGATCGGACACGGCGGCACTCTCGACCCCTACGTAAGCGGAGTACTTCCGATAAGCACAGGCAAGGCTGTGCGTCTGACGGACATCGTTCTGTCCTCGGACAAGGAATATTTATGCTATATGAAGCTTCATAAGGACCGTCCGGAAAATAAGATCAGAGGCGTCATGGCACGCTTTACCGGCAAGATCTACCAGCTGCCGCCGGTCCGTTCATCGGTCAAACGTCAGGTAAGGATCCGTACGATAAAAGAGCTTGAAATTTTAGAGATCGACGGAAGGGACATACTGTTCCGTTTATCCTGCGATGCCGGAACATACGTTAGGACGTTATGTGTGGACATCGGGGAGGCTCTGGGTTGCGGAGCCAATATGGTGGAGCTAAGGCGCACCCGTTCGGGAGAGATGCGGGAGTCGGACGCTGTGACGCTTCACGACCTTAGGGACGCATATGTTTTCTGGCAGGAGAAGGGCAGGGAAGACTGGTTGCGCAGTATGATCAAACCGATGGAGGTTCTCGTAGAACCTCTTCCGAAATTCATCGTCAAGCCGACGGCGGTAGACGCAATATGCCACGGAGCAGACCTTATGATCTCGGGAGTGTACAAACTCGACGACGAAATAAGGAAGAACGCCCTGGTCGCGATGATGACCTCACGCGGCGAGCTGATAGCCATAGGCAAGGCCGCGATGTCTTCCTCGAAGATCATGGCGACAGAGAAGGGAACGGCTGTTAACGTCGAAAGGGTTCTGATGGACCCGGGCCATTATCCCAGGATGTGGAAGTTCTCGACCGACCTGGACGATGACCCAGACGTCTGA